Proteins encoded in a region of the Streptomyces akebiae genome:
- a CDS encoding gas vesicle protein GvpG, with product MGLITEVLLLPFAPVRGSLWTVRQVLTEAERQYYDPAAVRAELARLEQRLEAGEIDEEEFDRLEDELLERLEISARRSTGTGNGTTQ from the coding sequence ATGGGACTGATCACCGAGGTGCTGCTGCTGCCGTTCGCACCGGTGCGCGGCAGCCTCTGGACGGTGAGACAGGTGCTCACCGAGGCCGAGCGCCAGTACTACGACCCGGCGGCCGTCCGCGCTGAACTCGCCCGCCTCGAGCAGCGGCTCGAAGCGGGCGAGATCGATGAGGAGGAGTTCGACCGCCTGGAGGACGAGCTCCTGGAGCGGCTGGAGATCAGCGCGCGGAGGAGCACAGGAACCGGCAACGGGACGACACAATGA